From the Anopheles merus strain MAF chromosome 2L, AmerM5.1, whole genome shotgun sequence genome, the window ACTTTTGGGTGAGGAAACTGCCTCATCGTCAGACGAATCCACCCGTCGACGGATTTTCGACTCCTCTTCCGCATTGGTGCTTGCCGTTTGCTTGCTCAGCTGAGGATCGTCCAGCACGTCGTGCGATGATTTTCCCCGTCCGGATGCATTTTTCTGCACATACACCTGAGTTTCCAGCTCTTCCTCTTCCGCTTCATCGCCGAATGATAGAAGCCCAAAGTTTTTAACCCCTTTCTCCTTCCTCTTCTTGCTTGCGTTCTCGTTTTCCTGTTTCGATTTGGCCCGATCCGCATCGCCCGTGCGCCGTGGTACGATGTCGTCGAATGGGTTGTTTAGTACCTCCGTCCGAATGATACGATGGGTAAAGTGCGGGCGCTCATTTTCATACACTTCGCCTTCTTCCAGCTTCAGCATGTTGTATATCGTGTCGCCCGCAACCTTTCCAAACAGTGTGTTCTGGTTCTGCAGTTCTGGCGTTGGTCCCATGGTGAAGAAGAACTGTGAGGCGTTATCGTTTCTGCCGGAATTCGCCATACCCACCAGCCCGCGCCGAACGTAGCGCAGGCGGGAGTGAAACTCATCCTTGAACGGATGGCCGTACACCGATTCGCCTCCCGTGCCGTCGCCATTCGGGTCCCCTCCCTGCACGATGAAGCCTTTCACAACACGGTGAAAGATCGTGCCGTTGTAGTAGCCTTCCAGGCATAGTTGTATAAAGTTCCGGCAAGCCAACGGACATTCCTTCGACCAAAGCTCTATGTCGATGTCGCCGACAGATGTTTTTAGTAGAACCTGCAAGGATGCAGACGTATCGGTAATGCTAAGGGACTTTCGGTTTGCCACTGTGATGAACAGCGTTTACCTTGCCCGACGTCGGTGGCTCTTGTATGTAAATGTTGCTCATCTTAAGTT encodes:
- the LOC121591412 gene encoding spliceosome-associated protein CWC27 homolog, with the translated sequence MSNIYIQEPPTSGKVLLKTSVGDIDIELWSKECPLACRNFIQLCLEGYYNGTIFHRVVKGFIVQGGDPNGDGTGGESVYGHPFKDEFHSRLRYVRRGLVGMANSGRNDNASQFFFTMGPTPELQNQNTLFGKVAGDTIYNMLKLEEGEVYENERPHFTHRIIRTEVLNNPFDDIVPRRTGDADRAKSKQENENASKKRKEKGVKNFGLLSFGDEAEEEELETQVYVQKNASGRGKSSHDVLDDPQLSKQTASTNAEEESKIRRRVDSSDDEAVSSPKSDEQDAEQHRISTKASRNKDGAQSVREKLKRKPDEKAVERKPPPSDASESDSDSDYGLGSERKKAKQQEAEKIRQEITKLKRDYHTDKRSKDKDKESEQKKVSKKSSRKEVMDEVLKVQEEYTQKTKQVPQKGSSRENFTMELLQKFKSKLHSAHERDPESHASAAVDEEEDIRGDNWLSHRLEFEKKDPILAKDAATKDDDWYDVYDPRNPLNKRKRGEKIERTQKPRK